The window GCGGtcggggggcacaggggggctgaggagggtctggggggcacggggggggggctgggggcggttttggggtgtccGGGGGTGCCGGTTGCCCGTTAATCGGAGTGGggggggctggagcagagccgCAGGTCGCCGGCGGGtcggggggcactgggggggctggggaggatttggggggctgggggcgctTTTGGGGTGTCCCGGCGCGTCCGGGGTGCCGGGTGACTCCCGTTAACCGGAGTTTAGCGGGCTGCAGGGTGCGGAAGGAGCTGACTCAGCGCCAAGACCATAAAAGAGGAACTTGGCAGCGCTGACTCCGCGTTTCCGCCGCCCCGGGACTGGGGCGGACGGGGCGGACTGGGGGGCTCGGCTCGGCCCCAAGGCCAAGGGGGGAGCAGCGGCCCCACACGCCCGGGGGgaccacccccaaaatccccctaattcaccccaaaatcctttcGGCCCCCCGAGATCCAGAGGCGGCGCTGCAGCAGGGGGGCGCGGCCCCGTGGGGAAGGGTCCAGATgtgggacccccaccccaaaaccccaaatcccccaccCCCAGGGCCGTTCAGTGAAtcctgggacccccccccccgcaCCACACACGGACCCCAAATGGCTCTGGGGAGGAAAGGGGGGGTgaaggacccctccccaccactCCCCCATCCGGCAGGACCCCCAACCCCCGAGATGCTGTTGGACAAAAGGGGGAGAggcccctgagcccccccacTCAAAACGGCCCCGCATCCGCCCCCCCACCAAGCCACGTGGGGAAAGCGAAAGTGAAAGCAGcgctgcccccccccccaaatgtCCTGTCCTCCCCATCCGCACTCCGAGACCCCcgagggtttttttggtggggggacCCGCCCAGGAAGCTCCGCGTTcgcctttttttctttatttccatggAAATTCCCGAGATACAAAAACCAAGgtacaaaaaaagagaagaataatCCATGACGGAGAAAGGCGatattgggggggggggaagcgGGGGGCAAAAAGGCGGGGCCCCCCATTTTGGGGAGGGGCGGTTCCCCGTGACGTCACCGCCGAGAGCACCGGGAGGGGGCgctggggggcacgggggggacCTCCAAAAACCGGGAGGGGGCGAGGGGGTGTACACGAGGGGTGCGGCCCCCCCCACCCTGAGAGCCCCCGCCCCGGGAGGGGGGTATTGCACCTGGGGGGGCCCGTTTGGGGGGCGGGGACGCCCAATAAATACTCACCCTACAGCCATGGCTGTAACACAACCCCACCCCCCCAGGTCATTCTGGGGGGGGGTCACAGAGACACCCCCACACCCTGGGGGGGGTCACAGAGACACCCCACCCCCTCTGGGGGGGTCACAGacaccccaaccccccccagccacccccACATTGGGGGTGGAACTGCAggatccccccccccccccccactcgAAGCACCACAAacagagggcagggcagggctgggggggtccccaccccccaacccccccaaattccagctgtggcctctgggggggtctgggggataGAGGGGAGGGTCCCCCCAGCTCGCCCACCGCCCCACGATCCAGGTGAGCGAGTGGTGTTGGTTAAAAACCCCCCGGGCCCGGGGTCAGCACCATCCCTGCCGGCAGGGCCAGTCCGGGGGGTCCCAGGAGGGGGGGACAGACCgtggccccccccccccccgagtCTAGGACATCTTCCAGATGGTCAGCGAGGCCGTGAGCACGCCGGCGGCGAAGATGGTGATGGTCTGCCAGGTGGGGGTCCCGAAGTGGGACAGGAGCCCttcctggggggcacaggggggcaaGGTCAGCAGCCCGAGCCGGGGGTCCCAAACCTCCCCCAGAACAACCGGCCCACggcagctgggaaaggggggacggagggaggatttggggtagATTTGGTGTAATTTGGGGATAAAtttggggcaaatttggggTAAAAGGGAACATTGGGAAAGGGAGATTCCACAACAGGGGTTCGGCCCCCCAAGgaatggggggtttggggtgttaGGGAGGGCTCAGGGGCACAGACCCCCAAGGAACCTCCCCACAAACAACAGCCCACCCCTGGAaaggggggaggagggaggatttggggtagATTGGTGTAATTGCGCAAAATTTGGGGCAAGTTTGGGGTAAAAGGGAACATTGGAAGGGAGATTCCCAACAGGGGTTCGGCCCCCCAAGgaatggggggtttggggtgttaGGGAGGGCTCAGGGGCACAGACCCCCAAGGaatggggaggtttggggtacAAGGGGGTGTCAGGGGTCAGCCCCCCAAGgaatggggggtttggggtacAAGGGAGGGGTCAGGGGCTCAGCCCCCTGAGgaatggggggtttggggtacAAGGGGGTGTTAGGGAGGGGGTGTTAGGGGTCAGCCCCCCGAGGAatgggggtctggggtctcaccCATCCGCCCTGGGCCTGGATCCAGGCCAGCACGTGCTCCTGCAGGTACTCCATGGTCCAGCGCAGGATGGTCTGCACCAGCTCCGGGACCTTGGTGCACAGAGCctgccagggaggggagggggctcagagGGGCTCAGGGGGCCCCGGGGAGGCCTTGGGGGGCCTCCACACCCACCTTGAGCACCAGCTTGCAGGCAAAGTAGAAGAGGGCGACCACGCGGCCCCAGTTGAAGGTGCCGTCAGCGAACATCTCCCGGGCCACGCGGAAGAAAAGCTTCTTGGGGGCGTCACAGCCCACCTGCTCGATCATCCTGGGCACGGCACCGCACGGCACGGTACAGCGGGCAGGCACGGGGCAACAGGGGCCGGGAGTAAATTCTGGTGAGCTCATTCTGGGGGAGTCACAGAGACATCCCAAACCCCCCGGGGGGATCACAgagacagcccagccccactggggGGGTCACAGAGACACCCCAATACCCCCAGAATACCCCCAGGTCATTCTGGGGGGCTCACAGAGACACCCCAATCCCCCTGAGGGGGGtcacacagacaccccaaccCCCCCACAGCCACTCACACACCGGGGGTGGCACGGCAGGATTCCCCTCCCCACTCGAAGCACCACAAaccaagggcagggcagggctgggggggcagggctgggggggtccCCAACCCCAGATCCCCCCCCCCAGATCCCAGCTGCGC is drawn from Zonotrichia leucophrys gambelii isolate GWCS_2022_RI unplaced genomic scaffold, RI_Zleu_2.0 Scaffold_106_152335, whole genome shotgun sequence and contains these coding sequences:
- the BAX gene encoding apoptosis regulator BAX isoform X1, with translation MAAAAASAQRGGGGGGGGGGSDPGADPGAGAGGGEPAPPPGGGGTSSDQIMQTGAILLRAFVRDRVQRCGDPQAVALSEAELGQPQPSSPDTKRLSECLRRIGDELDSNMELQRMIEQVGCDAPKKLFFRVAREMFADGTFNWGRVVALFYFACKLVLKALCTKVPELVQTILRWTMEYLQEHVLAWIQAQGGWEGLLSHFGTPTWQTITIFAAGVLTASLTIWKMSPSWDPPDWPCRQGWC
- the BAX gene encoding apoptosis regulator BAX isoform X2, which codes for MAAAAASAQRGGGGGGGGGGSDPGADPGAGAGGGEPAPPPGGGGTSSDQIMQTGAILLRAFVRDRVQRCGDPQAVALSEAELGQPQPSSPDTKRLSECLRRIGDELDSNMELQRMIEQVGCDAPKKLFFRVAREMFADGTFNWGRVVALFYFACKLVLKALCTKVPELVQTILRWTMEYLQEHVLAWIQAQGGWEGLLSHFGTPTWQTITIFAAGVLTASLTIWKMS